A window of Daucus carota subsp. sativus chromosome 2, DH1 v3.0, whole genome shotgun sequence genomic DNA:
GACATGTGTAATTGCAGGTCCCGGACCAGACTCGTCTTCTCGAGGAGACCCCGATTTCTTTCGCTGAGGCTTTGCGGGACAATTCTGAGGTACttactaatatattttctttcatttgaaCCATAACCCCCTTGTTATTTAATACGTACCTGACCATAATTTTGAAATCTATTTGCAGATGGATACATTAGAGGATAGAATGTTCGATTCTCGAAGGCGGGGGAACAAGGATAGATCTGGTGATATGACGAGGCCcttaaaaaatcgaaaaattagATGGTTGTTCCGTGAATGTGATGTGCTATAAATTATACCttataaatcgcaagcgcacgatcaccgttttaatatttatgattcgtccacggagattaaaataattttcgatacCTTAATCTTTAATCTAGGCGGATTAGAACAATATATTTTGTGAAGAGAGCATTAATCTAAAATTAAGTCTAATAAGGAAgattaattaaactaaattagTTATCACTTAATCGGTTAATCAAATTTAACTTGTTAATTAATCTACACATTAAACTTGACTAAAACGAAACtaagcacaaaaaaaaaaaaatctaaaccaAAAACAAAGTATATAAACTGACACAAAAACAAAACTAACTTAATCCAACCCCAGATGCGACTCAACATACTAAACAATCAGAAACGACCAAAATTAATACAAACATGCATccatttttgttataaaaagaaaacaaaattaagacTGAAAAGAAAAGTTGCAGAAAACAAATTACGGCCATAAAACCACTTTAAACAGCTTAGCCACTAAATGGTTAAAAACAAAACATGATGGACTCGAGACGACACAGTGCAGGACTTGGCAAACTAGACTCAGTACACTATCAAAAACAACTCGGCATTAAACTAACAGAAGCAAGCATTACAGAACAAAAAACAACCAAAACAATAAAACGAAAATCAACAAAAGCAACAAACAACCCAAGGATTACAACTCCACTCGAACACTTACTTGCGACTCAGCGACATACAAAGAAGAAAACGCAGCCATCGACTCGATATTCCGAAcccagaaaagaaagaaaacagaaacAAATGCATCAGAATGAACAAACCCAGAACACGACTCAGTAGCTCGACTCAATGACTCTattaacaaactaaaacaaaGAAGAAACTACAGCAACAACTCGGAACTAAACCCATCAACGACAATGTTTTAACCAAAATTTGCGGGGTTAAAAGCCAAgcctatttaatttctataacaatGGAGGAAGTGTTCttatgtatgaatatttagtagaTCGAATGGATGAATatcgaaaagaaaaaaaaagacaagaacacaaacaattttggtgacgcggaaaaccccgAAAGAGggtaaaaaccgcgggtgggGATTAATACCCAGCCGAAATGACTTTACTATGATTTTGTAATACAGGGGCGTGGTTACATTGTTCAAAGAATAGACTGAagtttacaaataaatatacacaCTACGTAGCTTATATCTCCAAGAAATGCAGGCGCATGTGCACTGATGAGTTGAGTGTTTTGGTTGATCACAGGCTAGAGTCATAGGTTGTAGACACAAGTTGTAAAAGATGAATGAGGCTCTGTCCCCTTTCTATCTACCGAATGATCCTATTTATAGCCAATATTGATTATGATTCGAAACCTACTTTTCCTAACTTTATGCTGCACGTTCTCATAGTTATCTATTCTGAACAAACTTCTGTTGGGTTTGTGCTCCTCTTTTCACGCAGGACTCTGACCACTTCTCTAGACCGTTATGACACATCAGTTGGCAAGCCTCCCTCAAACTCATTTGAACAGGATGGTCCCATGGCGTCCACAACAAAGTCCATGTCGTAAATTTGGCCCATAACAGACAACAGTGAAGACGACTCGGGATGCAACTTCGGCACTAAGACAGAAAAGAAATCTACGAGTCTGACTCGCTAGTGACTCGTACGAAACAAGAACAACCCAATAAACTCAGCAAATGAACGCAGCTAACGACTCGACTCAGTGCAGACTCGGTTAAAACTACTAGCAACTACGAACTCATAAACTAAGTACACGACTCCGACTCAGTGAAATAACTCTAAACTCATCAAAAAGAAACAAGACTTGGCTGCAACTCAGCCATGGTGACTTGGCGAACTCGGTaaagaaaagcaaaaaaaaaataggcgTTAAAAACCAAAGGAACAGGGGCTGGGGTGATTTTGTGTTTATACATGAAAAGAAACAGAGGAACTgttcgaataaaaaaaaagcAGGGGAGAGTATTTTTACTATAAAACAACACTACAAAGCTGCTCTTGTAAATTGGTTTAAAGGTAATGATTGTTGATTGTGTAAAACTGGAACAACCGAATTAACTACACTAAATTGTAGCCTTCAAATCTTAAAACATTAAACCCCCACACAAATGATTTTTGTGCTAGAGTTTAAATTTCTTGTTAAAAagtaaaacttaaaaaataagagatctacactaatcacaagctcaatgattcttcatttcccaaaagcttaaaagcatgtggtggtacttagaaGAGTCATTCAATCttggagaacataaattaagaagacaatacaagattaagataaaagagatttgcatagaaattaaaaagtgtatacaagcttggaaaggaaattggggcttgcaaaatgtaaatctactaagatactaactatagaaatgactaggtagaaaaggTGGGTAGGTAGCTAGGTTGGTCTTTACAAGTAAAGAGAaagggggtatttataactaaagaattagtgtttaggggtagggtggctcaatcttgaccatccatgtgccttgtgtgttgggaagattgtggccctccatgtgtcccttagttgccaactctttttttcttcttttcttttccttttcttctttttcttgcattttctcttctttctttatttatctacaatttcctgaaataaaataaataagcgattaatactacgaaaataaacaaaaaataggcacttaaatatgcaaaaatatggactaatcagaATGGTGGAACGAGGAGTGCAAATTTATATGGAGGGAACATGGTGTTCCGGTTACATACAGCCTTAATTGGAAGCAGATTCAGACGCTTAAACCCGGGTATTGGGTTCAAGATGATGTAGTGAATGCTTATCTTGAGTTGGTGAAGATAAGGGATTTTGAAACATTTGGTAAATGTCCGGCCGCCAAAAAGTATTTATTCGCGCCTAGTTTCTTTTTCTGCCGTGCTATGTATCATTGTCAATATTTGAAGGTAATAAATTCTATCAACATTCACTTTCAGCAATAGTGGTTGACATGACACAAGCATGCCAATTTTCTTCTTAAAATTCATCCCctcaatgaaacattgcgggtataAATAGCAATAgtggttaattttttttttttaaattcatcccctcaatgaaacattgcgggtataAATAGCAATAgtggtcaatttttttttttaaaattcatcccctcaatgaaacattgcgggtataAATATCATCCTGCAATGTTTCAGATTGAAActattattaaattctaaaaaaatgttttagtTGATGGTCTCTTATATTCTTAGATTTTGTGTATATGCATGTTCTAGGCTAACAAAATTCACTCATTATAGGACCATCCGAATTCTAAAGCACCCGAAGAGCTTGCTGAGCAGGTTGCATTCTTTGAGCAGTTTAAGAGGCAGGTTATCGGGCCAAACCTAGTAGATTGTGACTATGCATTCTTTCCCGCTTGTTGGGAGAATCATTGGATTCTCTTTGTTGTGGACGTACAAAAGAGTAAAGTCAGCATTATTGTTTCTTTGTATAGTGAGAGTGTTGGTCGGTCGTATAAGGATATGTATCCTTCTCAGTTTTACATTATGGTAATAATTATCGccgttatttattttattccttAGTTTTTCtgcatatttgaaaaaaatgaatttgaaGACTGATTTCTTTAATGATTTACAGGAAAAACTTCTCCCGTGCATGCTTCATCACCTGGATTCCAGTCGGTTCCCGCAGCCAAAATTCATGAAGGTGAGGTCGGTGACTGAACGCCCAAAGCAAGTTGGTGGATCCGATTGTGGTGTATATGTGGTCAAGTATGTGGACGCCATCTGTGGTGGGATACAGTTGAAGAATGCTGTATGGGATCCTACACTTGACATCTTGACATTTCGATATCGCATGGCTTGGAAGCTTAATAGAGGGCGGGCACGGCATATTTCTGAGTGGGGGATTAAGTAGAGGTTGCTAGGATGTTAGATACAATTATTTGATGGTTGgttgtaattattttttgttggaCGTATTTATCGTTTATCGGATGTATGCATATAGTTTATTGATGTAATTATCgattaatatttttgtgatgAAATTGTCTTTCATATTTGCTGGATTCTTGATTGAACAGTTTTGAATTTGGTAATGAAATGGTTGAAGCAGGTTGGATATTGTAGAAACAGAAAGGGTATGTCAAAAATTTTCTGAAAACACCCagcaatgaatcattgcggggTTCAACTGATCCCtgcaatgattcattgcgggtACCATAAAATACAGGACAACCTTCTGCCCAGCTAAAGTACCCtgcaatgattcattgcgggtACTTATTATCCCCACAATGAATCATGGCGGGGAACCTAAAATTTTAGTAAACCTTCTGCCCAGCTAAAGTACCCtgcaatgattcattgcgggtACTTATTATCCCCACAATGAATCATGGCGGGGAACCTAAAATTTTAGTAAACCTTCTGCCCACCTAAAGTACCCtgcaatgattcattgcgggtACTTATTATCCCCACAATGAATCATGGCGGGGAACCTAAAatttttgaaaggcatatgttaagcctatttgtatttaagaggaatcaactcaactctgataagaaagcaagtaaatagcaagtactgttatccggaatccgtacgaagaacgtcaaatgatttattgaagattttttgtcagaagaatttcaggatgctgctgcaaaccactggaagaagttcattaatatgatcaagcctcagtgtacaaataatcttttgtagcacgtccagaagatcagaaggtataaagtttaaatactttatttactcagaagattccatattgtgtcaacaaatgaagctgaactaagaagacgaagaatcgacgaacaagccactgcctaattgtttaattgacaaggaatatttaattcagctagttacagatgaaccagacagtacatttgtgtatcagctcatcctgttaaatattctgagtcaagagaaggtggtcgttcaatcaagtcgaagatcataattatttaaagaagactgaagactctgctgaagaaggaaaaggataattaattatctaattaattatttcacttctcaaattaattatattggatgtgtaatttatttattaaattaattctatctcgaattaatttaatttatgaatttatgcatttaaaataattaagtgaatattaattggttaattaattaaagggaaaatggattgtctacttgaaatacacaaggaaagacaatctatttgattgtctagttgaaaaacaagaaggaaagacaatctaattgattgtctaagtgataaactacaaggaaagacaatccaaggcattgtcttgctaaaacaagcaaggtaagacaatccaatggattgtcttgctgtttttaagcaaggtaagacaatccaaaggattgtcttaccgactgtTGCCTTCTCACaatgcggcaagacaatccctcaaattgtcttaccgctttTCTCCTCTTCCtttacacggcaagacaatctctgagattgtcttaccgcttgttgcaattgtcttgccttggtagcttgcaagacaatccttgtgattgtcttgccgattgtagaatagtaagacaatctcccagattgtcttaccgcacttctcaattgtcttaccgacccctagattgtcttgcccacggatttcattgtcttactagttgtagacaattaatttaattgtcttacaaggtctaaaatagcaagacaaagtgccaaattgtcttagcaagctagggattgtctttgccaccattgtcttactagttcaagggttttgcctataaatatggctctccctcattcatttgttcttgttcaaagtattgtaaagctttcaagttgtgctaaacttgatatttgttaaatccacagtttactgtgctttgatcattcggttgttttgttccgctgagttagaatactttctgtcaaatttttctacgaactagtggacattaaaacgaaccatattaattatataacgacttccacattgttatattaattaattaaaatctgattaacaattttatattcaatcagattattccgccgtgattatttttagtgacgattgtattcaacccccccccttctacaatcgttccaggacctaacaattggcatcagagcggttgataccattttaccgtatcagatcctatatacactctgtaacgtccaaatattttttattcgaattaattttattccaaaaattaattttgattaaaaatatttttctttcaaaaatccatttctcatccaaacactattcactttaaattcttaaaaatgagtacccaaaagattagtagcattaaaatcccaccgttcagtaaagaacactttggcctatggaagaggcatatgttgttgttccttcgcaccgccaacagaaaatacatcgggattttaaacaagggtgtttctactccgatgaacgtcatattagcacacgaagaagatggtgtgttaatacctcatcagacaattccgaaagaactttctgagtacacagatgaagagagtgaacagatgaacctagatgatgctcttcaactgatcttagttgaatccctagatcctgttatgtacaatgctgttgttaattgtacgaacgcgaagcaaatctgggacactctagaaattataaatgaaggctcagaagaagttagggaaaacaagaaagagatactgatggctcagtatgaacagtttggttccaatcccggagaagggatttcagaagtatttatcagactcaataatctgattaataacttgaatctgaatgggaaatactacgacaagaatgaggtcaacatgaagtttctcttaacccttcccgaacatctggaacacagaatcactgccatcagggaaagtagagatctgaatgagatttctctggaaagactctacggagttttgaaaacttatgaactcgagcaagttcaaagtaagcagagatatggttggggtaaaacacagaaccattcgagagctctagttgttgagtcacctgtataggaagaaaagaaggatgttgttgttccttctaagaccactcaggaatttgttgtacctgagatgggtcagactgcttcttccaatggtgatgaagagttctatacaatggaagagctagaacagttagaagatcaatctctatcattgtttgccaagaaatttggaaacatgagattcaggaagaacccctcctacaagtacaaacctactgccaacaggtttcaaataggaggttattcatcttctacgagcaaaggaggatacaagactgggatggtggatagaagcaagttcaaatgcttcaattgtggtgaaccgggacactttgcaactgaatgcaaacagcccaaggttcaaggaaagagataagattcgtacgatgagctgaagcagaagtatgatgcactagtaagaaagcatcagggtacttctggaagtcaaaattacaaaagcaagtcttatctggcagaagggaaaagctgggatgatacagacagtgatgaagaagagcagatagggaatgttgctctcatggctaatgctggatcatcttcacctcctcctgctggaagctttcaggtagatcctacatgccctaaactttttatgcaattaggacttgaaagagatgatgctattaaaaagatgaaagctgccaatcttaaaattgatacattagtcttagaaattcatgcttataagatgaatgagatgaaagtattaaaacctaaaatagaacaattgactatggatttaggattacaatgtgctaaagtcaaagttctagagaaaggtgagattgctttaagacttcagctagacgaagagaaagtgaaatgtaaagcctttaaggatgcctccactatagtcaaagaactcaatgataaacaagagatcaagagaactgttggaataggttttgactataacaaatctgtaggtaaggctagtaacattactccctttaagaagaatgctgaggagagagggattccttttgttttgaaagattcccctaaacctttgtttaaatcctcagaagctgaacctctgttagcaactcctgttgtcattagatatgaactcaaacaggaagatcttaaaatgaaagagagtactgagaagagagatgagatcctgacatcactgaaaccaatcaaagtgaaaggcaatgttaggttgcctaaagctggtttaggtgtcaactctgagagaactaaattcaacaagcctaataactttgtgaatagtaagaacagagacaatagatgtcattctactgagaactttaaatctgttaacaaggttagagtagaatctgttgatgttcctactactatgactgatatgcctgttgctcctgtttttgatgcatgtcataaatgttgtggtgttgataactgtatgctttgtgctttcaatactatgtctgcttattttagaaatttgcatgctaaaaatgaaaacacatcacctagacaacacacaaacaataagcatgctagatcaaagactgctagtccttctcatgtgagaaaggagacttatgttccaaagcctaaaaccaaggtttataaggctgttgttaaggaagtaagttcagtcaagagtgagccaaatatcagtccaagaggctctgttgtattacctgatagaaatcaattctttaagtctgctggacccaatcaagtgtgggtcccaaagaatgtataatcaagttgtcttgtgcagggtgccagtggaattgttcgtgttacccgggtgcttgacagtggagcgtcaatgcacatgactggaaatagatccctgctagaagacataagagaaggagctggcccaacagtcagttttgctgataatagcaaaggtcgtactgtgggatatggcaagtacaaaattggaagaatcatcatagaggatgttgctttagttgaaggacttcaacataatctccttagtgtcagtcagttctgtgacaaaggatattatgttcactttgaaaaggagatatgtatcatcaaacatatcaaggataagcgtccttcactatgtggtgtaaggaaaggcaatatatacgtagctgatttgtcttcaggaccaagaaacgaagttcactgtttctatgctaaagcgtctgctgaagatagttggttatggcataagaagctctcacacctcaacttcaaaaccatgaactctctagtcaagagagatctagtgagaggtttgccttccctggaattctcaactgatgatctctgtgaagcttgtcagaaaggaaaagcgaagagagcatctcacaaaggcaagaccatcaataccattacagatccactccatttactgcatatggatttgtttggccccgtaaatgttgcatcaattgatggaggaagatatgccttggttattgtggatgacttctcgaaatttacttgggtttacttccttacttccaaggatgaaactccgttgacagttattgatcatataaagttagttgaattggataagggtgtgccagtgaaagctgtaaggtcagataatggcacagaattcaagaatcaaactctaatcaacttttactctgaaaagggaattagaaggcagtattcagcaccaaggactcctcagcagaatggagtcgtcgaaagaaagaatcgtacattgattgaagctgcaaggacaatgattgctgaagcaaagcttcctctgtacttttgggctgaagctgtgtctactgcctgctatacccagaatagaactttgatcaacaaggatcatatgaaagcTCCCTTTCATctatataacaacaagaaaccttatgtcaaacatcttcatgtctttggagccaaatgttatgttctcaaagatggagaagagaacttgaacaagtttgaaccaaaggcatctgaagcaatttttgttggttatactaataatgcttatagagtttttgtaattgattctctgttagtgaaagttagtgtcaatgttacatttgatgacactaaacttccaagtatacaatctgctgatccatctgaatctctgaagtttgacaactatccagattctgattcagatgatgatgtgccacctgaggttgcaacaggtgatgtcatcaataatgataatgatccaggcaatggtggaggaaatggcaataatgctggagattccactgatgctagtggtggatcatcaagtcaacctggcaacaactcagggggagctggtggatcaactagtcatacacatcagcttactgacaatacagctgaatcatctaggacacaacttccaagggaaaggatttggagctgagatcatccctttgatcttataattggtgatcctgatgttggtgtaaggactagaagtgctacgacgaatgaatgtctattttctggttttctatcacaattagaaccaaagaaaatagatgaagcacttgctgatcctgattgggttcttgccatgcaagaagaactcaatcaatttgagagacaagaagtctgggccctggttccaaggccaaaaggaaagtctacaattggagctagatgggtcttccgtaacaagttagatggtgatggcattgttgtaagaaacaaagccagactggtcgcaaaaggttattcacaagaagaaagaattgattatgatgaaacctatgctccagttgctcgtcttgaagccatcagaatattccttgcatttgctgcacattccaacttcaaagtttatcagatggatgtgaagagtgcatttctgaatggaaagctagaagaagaagtatatctggaacagcccctggctttgaaaatccagaatttgctgattttgtttacttcttattcaaagctgtctatgggctcaagcagtcaccaaggacatggtatgacactctctctgagtttttaattgaaaacaatttcactagaggtgtcatagacaaaactctcttttacaaattgcatgataataatatgatatttgttcaaatatatgttgatgatattatatttggttctactaacgataacttgtgcaagaggtttgctaagttaatgcagagcaattatgaaatgagtatgatgggtgagctgtcctactttcttggtcttcaagtaagccaaaaggaagatggcatcttcatttgccagtcaaagtatgtcagagatcttctacgaaagtacaatctagaagactcttctccggcaaagacacccatggccactgccacaaagcttgaccaggataaatctggtaagaaagttgatatctcaagctatcgaggtatgattggctccttACTCTATCTctctgctagtagaccagatattatgtttgcaacatgtttgtgtgctaggttccaagctgatcctaaagaatcacatcttatagccgtcaaaagaatctttagatatcttaagggtacacctggtttaggtatttggtaccctaagaatactggttttgacttaaccggctatacagattctgattatgcaggatgcaggattgataggaaaagtacgtctggaagctgtcaatttctaggacgtcggttggtttcctggtacagcaagaagcagcattcagtgtctacttctactgctgaagctgagtatat
This region includes:
- the LOC135150133 gene encoding putative ubiquitin-like-specific protease 1B encodes the protein MYHCQYLKDHPNSKAPEELAEQVAFFEQFKRQVIGPNLVDCDYAFFPACWENHWILFVVDVQKSKVSIIVSLYSESVGRSYKDMYPSQFYIMEKLLPCMLHHLDSSRFPQPKFMKVRSVTERPKQVGGSDCGVYVVKYVDAICGGIQLKNAVWDPTLDILTFRYRMAWKLNRGRARHISEWGIK